A portion of the Archocentrus centrarchus isolate MPI-CPG fArcCen1 chromosome 19, fArcCen1, whole genome shotgun sequence genome contains these proteins:
- the rpp30 gene encoding ribonuclease P protein subunit p30, whose product MAVFMDLNLPFSSDRSHLGSIIETAAHLGFSTIAINYVFEPTAKKKQEIPTPTPISELMDGLPVVQGRSRPVRVLNRLTVVITDSSHFRPNAPENRRFDLLAVQPTTEKLFHAACMVYDIDIICVPVTEKLPFFFKRAPINGAIDRGVVFEVSYSAAIRDSTMRRYTIANAVSLVESCKGKNVILSSAAEKALELRGPYDITNLGLLFGLSDGDAKEAVSSTCRSVLLHAETRKTASGIIYTTRSQQEALQDSADGEAPAAKRAKPT is encoded by the exons ttGGTTTCTCCACCATTGCCATCAACTACGTCTTCGAACCCACAGCCAAGAAGAAACAG GAGATCCCCACCCCGACGCCGATCAGCGAGCTGATGGATGGGCTGCCTGTGGTGCAGGGTCGCTCCCGTCCAGTCAGAGTGCTGAACAGACTGACGGTGGTGATAACGGACTCGAGTCACTTT aGGCCCAACGCTCCAGAGAACCGCCGCTTCGACCTGCTCGCTGTCCAGCCGACCACAGAGAAACTTTTCCAC gcagCCTGCATGGTATATGACATCGACATCATCTGTGTGCCGGTGACAGAGAAACTTCCCTTCTTCTTCAAGAGAGCGCCGATCAATGGG gccATAGACAGAGGTGTGGTGTTCGAGGTGTCATACTCTGCAGCCATCAGAGATTCCACCATGAGGCGCTACACCATCGCCAACGCTGTCAGTCTGGTGGAGAGCTGCAAAGGAAAG aatGTGATTCTGTCCAGCGCAGCTGAGAAG gctCTGGAGCTCAGAGGACCATATGATATCACTAACCT AGGTTTGTTGTTCGGTCTGTCAGACGGCGATGCCAAAGAAGCCGTTTCCTCCACCTGCAGATCAGTTCTGCTGCATGCAG aaACCAGGAAGACGGCCAGCGGGATCATCTACACCACGAGGAGCCAGCAGGAGGCGCTGCAGGACTCAGCAGATG GTGAAGCTCCTGCAGCCAAGAGAGCCAAACCCACCTGA